In Actinomycetota bacterium, a single window of DNA contains:
- a CDS encoding acyl-CoA dehydrogenase family protein: MLFALTEEQELLRKTVRSIAEERIAPRAGEIDRTGEFPWDVFEVLKRNDLLGLHVPETYGGSGADSISYSIYIEEIARVCASSSLIPGVNKLGSMPILIAGSEEQRTRYLGEVARGEAMVSYCLTEPESGSDAGAMKTTARRTGDGWVLNGTKRFITNAGISRYYIVYAKTNPDAGTRGISAFVVHADDPGFEVGKHEEKMGIRGSTTAEVIFTECAIPADRLIGEEGQGFKIAMQALDQTRLTIGAQAVGIAQGAYDFARGYAKERQQFGQPIAGFQAVQFMLADMAMRIEAARLLTYQASAMADARHPDLGLHSAYAKCFASDTAMSVTTDAVQVLGGYGYIGEYPVERMMRDAKITQIYEGTNQIQRVVIARKILS, translated from the coding sequence ATGCTGTTCGCGCTGACCGAGGAGCAGGAGCTGCTCCGCAAGACCGTCCGATCGATCGCCGAGGAGAGGATCGCTCCGCGGGCGGGCGAGATCGACCGCACGGGGGAGTTCCCCTGGGACGTCTTCGAGGTCCTCAAGCGCAACGACCTGCTCGGTCTGCACGTCCCGGAGACGTACGGGGGCTCGGGGGCGGACTCCATCTCCTACTCGATCTACATCGAGGAGATCGCTCGCGTCTGCGCCTCCTCTTCGCTGATCCCGGGTGTGAACAAGCTCGGCTCGATGCCGATCCTCATAGCCGGCTCGGAGGAGCAGAGGACGCGTTACCTCGGCGAGGTGGCCCGCGGAGAAGCGATGGTCTCCTACTGCCTGACCGAGCCGGAGTCCGGTTCCGACGCGGGGGCGATGAAGACGACCGCCCGTCGCACGGGAGACGGGTGGGTCCTGAACGGCACGAAGCGGTTCATCACGAACGCGGGGATCTCGCGGTACTACATCGTCTACGCGAAGACCAACCCCGACGCGGGCACGCGGGGCATCTCGGCGTTCGTGGTCCATGCCGACGACCCCGGGTTCGAGGTGGGCAAGCACGAGGAGAAGATGGGGATCCGAGGCTCCACCACGGCCGAGGTCATCTTCACCGAGTGCGCCATCCCGGCCGACCGGCTGATCGGGGAAGAGGGCCAGGGGTTCAAGATCGCCATGCAGGCGCTCGACCAGACGCGCCTCACCATCGGCGCACAGGCCGTCGGGATCGCGCAGGGGGCGTACGACTTCGCCCGCGGGTACGCGAAGGAGAGGCAGCAGTTCGGACAGCCCATAGCCGGCTTCCAGGCCGTGCAGTTCATGCTCGCGGACATGGCCATGCGGATCGAGGCCGCGCGGCTGCTCACCTACCAGGCCTCGGCGATGGCGGACGCCCGGCACCCCGACCTGGGGCTGCACTCCGCGTACGCGAAGTGCTTCGCCTCCGACACGGCGATGAGCGTCACCACCGATGCCGTGCAGGTCCTCGGAGGGTACGGGTACATCGGCGAGTACCCGGTGGAGCGGATGATGCGGGACGCCAAGATCACCCAGATCTACGAGGGGACCAACCAGATCCAGCGGGTGGTGATCGCCCGCAAGATCCTCTCCTGA
- a CDS encoding HAD-IA family hydrolase, translating into MSERTPARPPAVLLRDAARWCVWGTRVVVRGAADLGRLVAGGGLHEAMQPWMSFETADQVPYAQLARDGVRAVLFDLENTLIPPGGPFTPDGRAIVSAVRDAGMGIGVVSNCSASWVRPVLDAEGIPFVAPAGKPSPRAFLEGCRMLQVDPADAVYVGDQVITDILGAQRAGMRGILLQPRYTSEALSSKAQRALVRLIERVWPGDGEKEGQP; encoded by the coding sequence TTGTCTGAGCGAACCCCCGCCAGGCCGCCCGCGGTCCTCCTTCGCGACGCGGCCCGCTGGTGCGTCTGGGGGACCCGCGTGGTCGTCCGGGGGGCTGCGGACCTCGGCCGCCTCGTGGCCGGAGGCGGGCTGCACGAGGCGATGCAGCCCTGGATGTCGTTCGAGACGGCCGACCAGGTGCCGTACGCCCAGCTCGCCCGCGACGGCGTGCGCGCGGTCCTGTTCGACCTCGAGAACACGCTGATCCCGCCGGGCGGCCCGTTCACGCCCGACGGACGCGCCATCGTCTCCGCCGTGCGCGACGCGGGGATGGGGATCGGGGTCGTGTCGAACTGCTCGGCCTCCTGGGTGAGGCCCGTCCTCGACGCGGAGGGCATCCCCTTCGTGGCGCCGGCCGGAAAGCCCTCGCCCCGCGCGTTCCTCGAGGGGTGCCGGATGCTCCAGGTCGACCCGGCCGACGCCGTGTACGTGGGGGACCAGGTGATCACGGATATCCTGGGAGCCCAGCGCGCGGGGATGAGAGGGATCCTGCTCCAGCCCCGCTACACGTCCGAGGCGCTGTCCTCGAAGGCCCAGCGCGCGCTGGTCCGGCTGATCGAACGGGTCTGGCCGGGCGACGGAGAGAAGGAGGGACAACCGTGA
- a CDS encoding class I SAM-dependent methyltransferase, producing the protein MTEIFRNTVIAEHYARHRDNHDDDFIDQLADQLGRRGSLIDIGAGAGAPAAALARRGIEVTAVEPSAAMIVQGRRRHPQLGFVRACGEELPLATDSADAALLMYVLHHADDPIAVLAEAGRVVRPGGRIIVVSGSPDSERQGLFRRYFPTLLPDPPAADEIWWWGLEADLELGGCRTAVHHVYPNRVLDEDYLRMVECEMFAPLRLLDPDAFDDGLQMMRAELGRPLPPPEVNVLELHPTGERPFGLEPGSSRSALLI; encoded by the coding sequence ATGACCGAGATCTTCCGCAACACCGTGATCGCCGAGCACTACGCCCGGCACCGTGACAATCACGACGACGACTTCATCGACCAGCTCGCCGACCAGCTCGGGAGACGAGGCAGCCTGATCGACATCGGCGCCGGTGCGGGAGCCCCGGCCGCCGCCCTGGCCCGCCGCGGGATCGAGGTCACGGCCGTCGAGCCGAGCGCGGCGATGATCGTCCAGGGCCGGAGGCGACACCCTCAGCTCGGCTTCGTCCGGGCCTGCGGGGAGGAGCTCCCCCTCGCGACGGACAGCGCCGACGCGGCGCTCCTGATGTACGTCCTGCACCACGCGGACGACCCGATCGCCGTGCTGGCCGAAGCCGGCCGGGTCGTGCGCCCCGGGGGGAGGATCATCGTCGTGAGCGGCTCGCCGGACTCCGAGCGGCAAGGACTCTTCCGGCGGTACTTCCCGACCCTGCTCCCCGACCCGCCCGCCGCCGACGAGATCTGGTGGTGGGGCCTCGAGGCCGACCTCGAGCTGGGTGGGTGCCGGACCGCCGTCCACCACGTCTACCCGAACCGCGTCCTGGACGAGGACTACCTGCGGATGGTCGAGTGCGAGATGTTCGCCCCCCTCCGGCTGCTCGACCCGGACGCCTTCGACGACGGACTTCAGATGATGAGGGCGGAGCTCGGCCGGCCGCTGCCGCCCCCCGAGGTGAACGTCCTCGAGCTCCACCCAACCGGCGAACGCCCGTTCGGACTGGAACCGGGCTCCTCCCGGTCCGCGTTGCTAATCTGA
- a CDS encoding LCP family protein, giving the protein MLRALATSLVVVGLLGAGGIAWFYNDLSEMMTRVDVKLDAAAGGAMNVLVIGSDSRAGVTGEDIQRFGRGGQKLADTIIIAQIVPAETRGTLLHFPRDLWVDVAGGGKAKINSSYARGPQAVIDTVQDLTGIPINHYIEVDFHGFRRMVDAIGGIDVCLDERMYDPKLNFRLPAGHNHLEGNAALTFVRSRHSSGDGDFGRIRRQQQFMRAVVQKVGRPTVMGNPLRVKRLGEAFAQNATVDPNFNLDDMLRLALSVKRVGVDQIATLSVPGRLSNMNRQSVVIMDERKAQRIFEAMRDVRDPARALAPHVAVEDASGRGLLEEVSQQLEARGFVVDRKETVTPQQRTVVSYPKELAEEGHQVADHLPDARRLNRGTDIVVLIGSDFEGLAEQAAPQPGGAPAPAGACG; this is encoded by the coding sequence GTGCTGCGCGCCCTCGCCACGTCCCTCGTGGTCGTCGGGCTGCTCGGCGCCGGGGGGATCGCCTGGTTCTACAACGACCTCTCCGAGATGATGACCCGCGTCGACGTGAAGCTGGACGCGGCCGCCGGCGGGGCCATGAACGTCCTCGTGATCGGGAGCGACTCCCGGGCCGGCGTCACCGGAGAGGACATCCAGAGGTTCGGCCGGGGCGGACAGAAGCTGGCCGACACCATCATCATCGCCCAGATCGTCCCCGCCGAGACGAGAGGCACGCTCCTTCACTTCCCGCGCGACCTCTGGGTCGATGTGGCGGGCGGCGGCAAGGCCAAGATCAACTCGTCGTACGCGCGCGGCCCACAGGCCGTGATCGACACCGTCCAGGACCTGACCGGCATCCCGATCAACCACTACATCGAGGTGGACTTCCACGGTTTCCGGAGGATGGTCGATGCCATCGGGGGCATCGACGTCTGCCTCGACGAGAGGATGTACGACCCGAAGCTGAACTTCCGGCTCCCAGCCGGTCACAACCACCTGGAGGGCAACGCGGCGCTCACGTTCGTGAGGTCGCGACACTCCTCGGGGGACGGGGACTTCGGACGCATACGCCGCCAGCAGCAGTTCATGCGGGCGGTGGTCCAGAAGGTCGGACGCCCCACCGTGATGGGCAACCCCCTGCGGGTGAAGAGGCTCGGCGAGGCCTTCGCCCAGAACGCGACGGTGGACCCGAACTTCAACCTCGACGACATGCTGCGGCTGGCCCTCAGCGTGAAGCGGGTTGGGGTCGACCAGATAGCGACCCTGTCCGTGCCGGGCCGGCTGTCCAACATGAACCGTCAGTCGGTGGTGATCATGGACGAGCGCAAGGCGCAGCGGATCTTCGAGGCGATGCGCGATGTCCGTGACCCGGCCCGAGCCCTCGCTCCCCACGTCGCCGTCGAGGACGCATCCGGCCGCGGGCTGCTCGAGGAGGTCTCGCAGCAGCTCGAGGCGCGAGGATTCGTCGTCGACCGCAAAGAGACCGTCACCCCCCAGCAGCGGACCGTCGTCTCCTACCCGAAGGAGCTCGCGGAAGAGGGACATCAGGTCGCGGACCACCTCCCCGACGCGAGACGACTGAACCGCGGGACCGACATCGTGGTCCTGATCGGGTCCGACTTCGAGGGGCTCGCAGAGCAGGCCGCGCCCCAACCGGGTGGGGCGCCCGCTCCGGCGGGTGCCTGCGGGTGA
- a CDS encoding glucose-1-phosphate thymidylyltransferase, protein MRGLVLAGGTGSRLRPLTYTSAKQLIPVANKPIISYVLEDLARAGIEEVGVIIAPQTGDEIRTAVGDGSAFGLRITYILQDEPKGLAHAVLTAEGYLAGAPFVMYLGDNLLEDGVSGLVSEFERSGANASIVLTRVPNPQQFGVAVLDGERIVRLVEKPADPPSDLALVGVYLFDGSIFESARQIEPSWRNELEITDAIQHMVDLGLRVVPHVLKGWWLDTGKKDDMLDANRTVLETIEPLIEGEVDADSRLEGRVIVGPGAKIVRSHVRGPVAIAAGAQIVDSYIGPFTAIGAECVVESSELEHSILLASSRLVGVRRVTDSILGRRAEVVRDGATPVAYRFMIGDESSVGVV, encoded by the coding sequence ATGCGCGGGCTCGTGCTGGCGGGGGGGACCGGGTCGCGGCTCCGTCCGCTCACCTACACCTCGGCCAAGCAGCTGATCCCGGTGGCGAACAAGCCGATCATCTCCTACGTCCTGGAGGACCTGGCCCGCGCGGGGATCGAGGAGGTGGGGGTGATCATCGCCCCCCAGACGGGCGACGAGATCCGCACGGCCGTGGGCGACGGTTCGGCGTTCGGGCTGCGGATCACCTACATCCTGCAGGACGAGCCGAAGGGGCTGGCCCACGCGGTGCTCACGGCGGAGGGGTACCTGGCGGGCGCCCCGTTCGTGATGTACCTCGGCGACAACCTCCTCGAGGACGGCGTGTCGGGGCTCGTCTCCGAGTTCGAGAGGTCGGGGGCGAACGCGTCCATCGTCCTCACCCGGGTCCCCAACCCGCAGCAGTTCGGCGTCGCCGTCCTCGATGGCGAACGCATCGTCAGGCTCGTCGAGAAACCTGCCGACCCACCGTCCGACCTCGCCCTCGTGGGGGTCTACCTGTTCGACGGGAGCATCTTCGAGTCGGCCCGGCAGATAGAACCCTCCTGGCGCAACGAGCTCGAGATCACGGACGCGATCCAGCACATGGTCGACCTCGGGCTGCGGGTCGTGCCGCACGTCCTGAAGGGCTGGTGGCTGGACACCGGGAAGAAGGACGACATGCTCGACGCCAACCGGACCGTCCTCGAGACGATCGAGCCGCTGATCGAGGGCGAGGTCGACGCCGACTCCAGGCTCGAAGGGCGGGTGATCGTGGGCCCCGGCGCCAAGATCGTCCGGTCACATGTGCGGGGTCCGGTGGCGATAGCGGCCGGCGCCCAGATCGTCGACTCCTACATCGGGCCGTTCACCGCGATCGGCGCGGAGTGCGTGGTGGAGTCCAGCGAGCTCGAGCACTCGATACTGCTCGCGTCCTCGCGGCTGGTCGGCGTGCGACGTGTCACCGACTCCATCCTCGGACGGCGGGCCGAGGTCGTGCGTGACGGAGCCACGCCGGTCGCCTACCGGTTCATGATCGGCGACGAGTCCTCCGTCGGCGTTGTCTGA